A portion of the Vanessa atalanta chromosome 14, ilVanAtal1.2, whole genome shotgun sequence genome contains these proteins:
- the LOC125068837 gene encoding protein maelstrom homolog: protein MPKKPPRNAFYFYMIDFREEQRKKGVNYKNMAEVAEAAGQVWREAPPSVRSKFEGIAKKEKQKFNIPDTKFTSTGIPLALIEQAEKDVREAEEFEKKDIKNMVNLRTFNNSIKTLDIYLMDVNYYCKAGSDYIIGESTLLRFNIQDGIKDTYHEIINPGDIPLGYTSEVKLGSQTYGLEMPDDSAPRSNYMQILANVIDYLKQVDHQAQTLPPIFTMPDKVEPVQNFIHQMCRRAAEDENLFRIYKFDILFFTMVNALKTQPDEGFPKESLALLQLKKDSFKYTPGIACEHHERSDMSVECSQSRAKRWAYTALDSCCPAAGVAARPAAHVPPDYDLDSIHVFKEQKKVRHAPSVAGYAQAMSSCNTSMASDSFYDTTINSSVDSSKKEKRVHVPLRMPKADYSQAIRVAPELTEADFPSLGQRPGRGRGMGGSFSKHKLDK, encoded by the exons ATGCCAAAAAAACCACCTAGGAATGCGTTTTACTTCTACATGATCGATTTTAGAGAAGAACAGAGAAAAAAAggcgtaaattataaaaatatggcaGAAGTTGCTGAAGCGGCCGGTCAAGTGTGGcgg GAAGCCCCTCCATCTGTAAGATCAAAGTTTGAAGGTATCGcaaagaaagaaaaacaaaaattcaatattCCTGATACGAAGTTTACCTCAACTGGTATACCTTTGGCTCTTATAGAACAGGCTGAAAAAGACGTTCGGGAAGCGgaagaatttgaaaaaaaagacataaaaaatatggtcAATTTGAGAACATTTAATAACa GTATTAAAACACTGGACATATACTTGATGGATGTGAACTACTACTGCAAGGCGGGATCTGATTATATCATTGGTGAAAGCACATTGCTACGCTTCAATATTCAAGATGGCATCAAGGATACTTATCATGAGATTATTAATCctg GGGATATTCCACTCGGATACACTTCTGAAGTTAAACTAGGCAGCCAGACTTATGGTCTCGAAATGCCAGACGATTCAGCGCCGCGCAGTAACTACATGCAGATCTTGGCCAATGTCATCGATTATTTGAAGCAGGTGGATCACCAGGCTCAGACCTTGCCACCGATATTCACCATGCCTGATAAAGTAGAACCGGTGCAGAACTTTATTCACCAAATGTGCCGACGAGCAG ctGAAGACGAGAATCTGTTCCGTATATACAAGTTCGATATTCTATTCTTTACAATGGTAAACGCGCTTAAGACTCAGCCGGACGAAGGTTTTCCGAAAGAATCATTGGCCCTGCTACAGCTGAAAAAggattcttttaaatatacgcCCGGGATCGCTTGCGAG CACCACGAGCGCTCGGACATGTCGGTGGAGTGCAGCCAGTCGCGCGCCAAGCGCTGGGCCTACACGGCGCTGGACAGCTGCTGCCCGGCCGCCGGCGTGGCCGCGCGCCCCGCCGCGCACGTGCCGCCCGACTACGACCTCGAC AGTATCCACGTTTTCAAGGAACAGAAGAAAGTCAGGCACGCGCCATCTGTAGCTGGTTATGCT CAAGCAATGTCTTCATGCAACACTTCTATGGCAAGCGATTCATTCTATGACACTACAATCAACAGCTCTGTGGACA gttcAAAGAAAGAGAAAAGGGTCCACGTTCCATTGCGTATGCCCAAAGCTGATT attCACAAGCTATTCGAGTTGCACCGGAACTCACGGAAGCTGACTTTCCCAGTTTGGGACAAAGACCCGGTCGAg GTCGAGGCATGGGCGGCAGTTTCAGCAAACACAAACTTGACAAGTAA